In Dysidea avara chromosome 6, odDysAvar1.4, whole genome shotgun sequence, the genomic stretch atgtcttcagacaagcataaatCAATAGTGGCTAAGGCtatcgacattgcttcagcccgaaaAGTTCCTTCtgtcataccacagtacataaaatgcatgcatcatggacttacctatggccttctttgtgtcctatttctttttgcagacagcccaaggtgttgattcgcaaTAGTGCAATGGCTTCTCtatgtttgtaaacaggaatcatccgtattttccatggttagtagattgattgcagaagtgcatCTCCTACTCTTCTTCAATTGTAATACTGTGTATTgagctgaacatagttgaaactgactataatggccacttcactttccaCTCAGTAGTTGATAGTTGAGGTATTCATTCAGATGAAACATTACctcatttcttttgatgctgtATGCACAAGTTCACCCAGTTgtagtaatgttacaaaaaggtaaacaaacaagtataagaaataattaggaattttagcGATCACAGAAAACAagagggaggttgcctacacctgaagattaCTGGTGGAAagttaatccctaatttagtcataggctgaagtagggattaacaTCCACTACCCCGTACGTATTTCTATGATCCTGGCCTAATCGAACTTATAATACCTAATTTGTGACCAAACCaatcttatcgcctatttaaaagtatcgagaaatgtaggttttaagtatttagtgtgttgtagcttgccaatggttgaagctatgtgtaccaaattttcacatgttttataccaattccttatcttccagagcatccactgtacatgtagcccagggggtaggacatgatgtaACGATGATGCAATGATTGACACAAAATGCAATTACGAAGGTGGCAAAATTGCATTCCTTAAATTCCTAGTTTACTCATGCACGTGTTAAAATGGTTGTTGGTGGAGAATCTGGGGATTTTTGTGGGCCTTCAGATCCGAATAGTATGAGTGTGTACTATACAGCGAAAGATTTGAGATACACCAAGATTGCAAAAGAAATAATTGAAGATGACCAAACAGCATGCGTGTTGTCAGCAGGAACCAAGTTTTTGTATGTTCTGCCAGGATTCGATGTACTCGGAGTAGAACTGTGCCACCTCAAAGTTAAAGGCTTTGGTATAATTGGGAATGAAGAAGTGTTCGATGTCTTTGCTAAAAATGATGTGTCTTTGTGTTGATCCTATCCAGCTGCAATGACTGTCAAAGATCTGACAGTAGTAAAGGTGATTGATTATATTGTTATTTGGCTCACATTATTTTATGCAAAGTTTTAATATAATAACAACAGTAGATaataatgcatacatatatgCTCTTGTTTTGCAACTGTTTAGGAGGAGGATTTAAGTAAAAGAATATTGACCTTAGTATTGACTCTGCCTCAACAGGGAGCTGTAGTTCTTTGGGAATGGGAATAGGTAGATGACAGCTTAACCCATGTGTCAGAAACAGTCCTATCCTCTGGTACTGAAGGACGTTTGAGTGCATATGATGAGGAAAGTGTTGATTCTAATTAGACACATTGTACCTGCACTGAACAGCTGAAGCACACAGTTACCTTCAAATGTATCGGTGGTGTATATGATGCACATGCACAAGATACCCTGTGTGCAGTAAGTCAGCTACTATCAAAGGGAGATGTTGTTCCAGTAAACATATTTCCCGAAGTGAACAATGCATTTGACAGCCGTACCATTGCATTCAAATGTTGGCATGAAGATGGATGGTAAAGGATTGGGTACGTCATAAAAGAAGCATTGAATGCTGTTTCACAATGCCAGAGACCATGATGAAATTACCAATCTTTGTTTCAAATGGGCCAAGTATCTTGTAACTTGGACTAGATCAGGTCCCGACTATTTTGCCAGGATAGATGTCATCAAATGTGGCCATTGGCCAAATGAAGTTTGCTCCTGTGCCAGCACTAGATGACTAATCCCAATGCTCCATGATTAATGCCAACATTTGATGATTAACTGCATTTGTATATATCCAATCTTGAATGAACCATTTATGTATATACTTGACTTTTTTTGATGAATTACTATTCAATTATTTACAGATGATCATGCATATGAATGTTCATGTAAAAAGATGGGTCCAGTGGGTGGAGGGGGTAGTTCAAGTGGAAGATTATGAAACTTTGGTCTTACAGCAAGAGCAAGGCTTCCTCGTATTGGCATTGTAGCACGCCTTGGAACAAATGCACCTGGCTGCTCTCTTCTAGGTAGTCTTTTCTCCTTCAGCTGCTTCTGTGGGGCCTTGTTAAAATCTGGATGACTGCCTTCGTAAAAGTGTGAATGAGCTGATGTATAGTAATAAAATGGAAGATCTGTATCAACACATTTTGAAAACTGTGAAATGATCTTCCTCATCCCAAATTTAATTTCCTCACTTGTAAAATTTTGCCCAATAATGTCACACATTAAACTAAAAAAGCATTCAACATCATCCGTACTGCAAGTCCtgtctaaagcagccacctgcttACTAAGGCCAAGAGAAGGTGACcagcttagacaggttccactgtatatcacttAAATGAACAATAGTGTACCAGTTGTCAAAACCCAGATCAGTCTTTTGAGCTTGTATTAATGCGTTTTTGATTTGATTAGTAGTCTGGTACTGCACTCCAAGACTTTCGGCCCATTtcattaaaaaaaaagaaacttgTACAATTGATCAAGTTTTCCATCATTAAGATCAACGTCTCCACTCCAGACACAGACTCCCATAATCCTTTGATGACATCTGTATCATCTCCTTTTATCCACCATCGTGAATTTGGATTAACATTAGCTAATTTCTTGAGCATTGCAACCTATATGTTAATCATAAGCATTGACAGAGATAACATTTTCTAAAAAACCTGCACTTCTGCTCTAGTTGAGAAAGCACTTGCTGCAATATCTCTCCTTATTGTTCTCTCTGATAATGCAGGTACATTGGTTAAAGCCTAAGAAATAATACAAAATGATACAAAATAATGATGGTTAACAAACACAACACCTGCTACCTGAAGTGGATTCATTCTTTTATGCTTTTGATAGACCGAAATTGCTTGTCCCACTGGGACATGACTCCATGCTGGGCCTATAAATATCTTGCACCATTTTGTACCGAAAAGAACATACATGTTTCTATAACCATGATCAATAATCTGGTGGGCAAGTCACCTGTGCAGCAGTCAACATACTTTACTAAAAGTAACATTAGTCATATGTAACTTTACCTGCTGTACTGTTGCAGCATTGTAAAAGTTGACACAATATTCAATAAGGCCCATGGGCATTCTCTTAGCTGGCAAAATGGAGTCAGATCCATCTGGTCTTGCGGTACCCAATGATTTAGCCAGTAAATAGATAACATTGGAATGACTGCATTCTTTTAAATGAGTCATTCCCTCCACAGCAAATTCAATGAAGTTTGAGGCACATCTCAAGGTGTTACTTTTTTAAACAAACAAGTCAAATAAAGCAGACAGCACTGTGCGCTGTTCATGTGGTTGTAGAGTTTCAATGAGTTGCCAGCAGGATGTTTGCAACTGTTGCACACTTGATTTCTGTTCATGGTTACAGCTCCTCTCTCTGTTAGATGGTGGCTTTGTGGCAGCTGATGTGCTAGATGCATAGGATGTTGTTATTGATACAGATGGTAATGAAGCTTATAATGGCTGTCTTGTGCAGTGCTATCCACACTGACAATAATGAGGTCTGTAGGGGTGTGGTCTGCAGAGACGACTGTGGAGTAGTCCATATCTGTGACGATGGTGTGATCCCTACTAGTGACAACTGTGGAGTAGTCCATATCCGTGACGACTGAAGTAGTCCATACCAGGGATGACTGTTGAGCAGTCCATATCTGTGACGACGGTGTGATCCCTGCTAGTGACGACCGTGGAGTAGTCCATATCTGTGACGACTGTGAAGTAGTCCATACCAGAGACGACTGTGGAGCAGTCCATATCTGTGATGACGGTGTGATCCCTGCTAGTGACAACTGTGGAGTAGTCCATATGTGTGGCGACGGTGGAGCAGTCCATACCAGGGACAACTGTGGAGTAGTCCATATCTGTGACGACTGTGGAGTAGTTTCTACCAGTGACGACTGTGGAGCAGTCCATATCTGTTACGACTGTGGAGTAGTTCCTACCAGTGACGACTGTGGAGCAGTCCATATCTGTGACGACTGTGGAGTAGTTCCTACCAGTGACGACTGTGGAGCAGTCCATATCTGTGACAATGGTGTGATCCCTGCTAGTGATGACTGTGGAGTAGTCCATATCTGTGATGACATTACATTGTGAATTGTTGAAATGGATGCTAATGAAACTGAAGCAGTGCTCATAGGTGAAGGCACTGAGAATGAAACTGTTATACTACCACTTGTGGTAGACATGGCCACTGAATTAAGCCTATAAGGAGTTGTAGAAAGTAGAGAAAAATAGTGTTGCTCAGCAGCAGCAGGTGACCTGAACTTCTTGGCTAGAACTGCAGTAGCTCTTGACCTAAATGATGCACCTGCAAAGAAACATAGAAATTATTATAAAACAATAGGTAAAGCTAACCTGTTCGGCAGGACAAAGAGTGTGAATGCTGCATAACAAAGGTACCAGCATCTTCCCAAAATTTCATATCCCTATGTGCTACCTAGCTCTTTTCATCAGTACACAACATTAAGAACAGTACTAATGAGTAAATTTCTTGATCAGTCCAAGACTCTCGTGGTTTGTCTTCAAAAAGCATCCTTTGTCTAGATTCGAAGTTGAGCCAAGACTGTATTGGGTATTTCGGTTTGCTTGATCTGAACAAGGTGGCCATAGTAGCCTCACAGCTGCATGATTTTGGGCTTTCATTAACATGTATTTCACTAAGAGCGTTCACAGTTTCATTTAAGTTGATGTCCACACTCAACTTCTCAGGAGTACAATTGATTTCAGGGTTGATCGCATCGTGTGGAGTATCTATGATTGCATTGCTCCACCTAAAGTCATCCATGTTCCAAACAGTGCCGACACTTTTAAAACAACGGTATTCGACGGGGCTCAAGTAACAAAGTCAATATTTATTGCTGGAGTATGCCTTTAGTGCTAAAACTATTCCAAATAGTAAATCATAAAGGCATAAAAACAAATTCTATGCTAAACTCCATAGGCCTAAAAGCGTTATGTCACAAGGGCGTCACAAGATTAGTGTCGCATGTGTGCTTGTCCTACCCCCCCTGCatgtagccaacaactaagtttcccaccattttagataggttttgaACCAAAGTTAACTGTATCAGGCtagctccaaaaggggagggaggtaGGGACCTGGATGGAGGGCAAAaggctgttcaaaaaattgaaaaagaaggcgtagggatgaactaggccaagttatgggccattcaggtctcaactggctaaaataaaaggaaattcacagcagaagTATTtatcaacaccatggagctgtacagccacatacagccatccccaggctgaccataGTTCCATTAAGGTCCCACACCGCATgtatggatcgccactgggcttgggaaaaagcagccagcaaaattagaccactcaagtctagctggttttgattgtgaaattagatagtttattcatgtagttttgtgttctgggtgaaaaatcaaatctgctgacatgggcaatacgACTgattttttcacccagactaGGCCACTTATACTTGTGATCAGCAATGGCTACAGCTGGGTCATATCAGGATTGGAATGGAAAGAAACTTACTAGGTGGTTTGGTACTAATCAGTGCTCTTAAAATTTATGACAACTTTActtttattaatttttatttttatttttgataAAGGGGCTAAAATAGTCTGTACACCAAATCATGATAGAAAAAAATACATATTATTAGTCCAATACATATCCAGCTCAGACTTGAAGTCGTTCAATGAGCGTCCCTCAATAATGTACTAAAGTAAACTGTTCCAAGAATTCAATACACGATGAGAAAAAAAAAGTCACTTCTTAGCAAACAAGAAGAATGGCACGTGTAAATTTTTAAATGATGTCCTCTGGTAATTCCTGGTGACTGTGTGATAAAATCATTTACATTGATATCTACtaaattattaaatatttgATTTAGAAGTATCATTTCACCACGCTGACGACGATAATTAAGTGAAGGCAACCTTAATTCTGTGAGTCTTGTGCCATAGTCACTATCATGCAAATTGTTTATCAATTTGATTGCTCTTTCAACTTTCTTTTGGTCTAATAGGTAGTGGGGTCCCCATATTACATTACCATACTCTAGTATAGGACATACCATAGATTTGTAGAGACGAACCAACATGTCagagtctaaataagaaaaacttCTTTTAATCAACCCAAGTATGTGATTTGCTTTGTTGGTTACAAGCAAAGTGTGCTCATGAAACTTAAGATCTTGATCAATCATAACCGCGAGGTCCCTGAGAGATTGTGTTGTTTGGATTGCAGTGCCGCAAGGAAATAGATGTAGTTTTCTTTAGTGCCAAGATGAAAGATATTACACTTGCTAACATTAAATTTTAGTTTCCACTTAAGTGACCATTCAGAAAGGCAATTCAAATCTGATTGGAGCCAGATATAATCTTCGTGTGACTTACTGCATCTAAAGATCTTgatgtcatcagcaaatagaaGAATTGGACTATCAACAATATCAGGTATGTCAGTCTCATATATGCTGAAAAGTAAGGCTCCCAAAACAGACCCTTGGGGCATGCCACTAAGTACATCAGCCCAGGTGGAACAATGACCATTTAAGACAACTCTTTTTCCTTCCAGTAAGAAAACCTTCAATCCAAGAGAGTAATTTTTTGCCCTGAATACCATATCCATACAACTTGCTCAGCAAGTACTTGTATGGAACCGAATTGAAAGCTATTTGGAAATCCACTATGCAACATCCACAGGGGATTTGTCATTCAAACTTTGCAAAATATTTTTCAAGTTCACTGACCATGCCAAGGAATGTGAGAGTTCAGGcaaatttttttgtttgtttcatACCACGATTCATGAGTTTTCTGTGAATCAAGAGAGATGCCATCTAAATCAGTTAGATGGCCAAGTATAGATTCATACTTCTTTTTATTGAGCCATGGAGGGCTATAGTA encodes the following:
- the LOC136258449 gene encoding uncharacterized protein, with amino-acid sequence MDDFRWSNAIIDTPHDAINPEINCTPEKLSVDINLNETVNALSEIHVNESPKSCSCASFRSRATAVLAKKFRSPAAAEQHYFSLLSTTPYRLNSVAMSTTSGSITVSFSVPSPMSTASVSLASISTIHNVMSSQIWTTPQSSLAGITPLSQIWTAPQSSLVGTTPQSSQIWTAPQSSLSSLVETTPQSSQIWTTPQLSLVWTAPPSPHIWTTPQLSLAGITPSSQIWTAPQSSLVWTTSQSSQIWTTPRSSLAGITPSSQIWTAQQSSLVWTTSVVTDMDYSTVVTSRDHTIVTDMDYSTVVSADHTPTDLIIVSVDSTAQDSHYKLHYHLYQ